A genomic stretch from Candidatus Nitrososphaera gargensis Ga9.2 includes:
- the ftsY gene encoding signal recognition particle-docking protein FtsY, whose protein sequence is MFDKLKKAFSSAAKGIGQKELTEQVLDDALLDLQIALLESDVAQEVVDDLSKKLKNELLGLKLEKNQDATQVVQSKLQAAVAEIFARAGRLDLTEKIKAKKDAKAGPFVIVFLGINGTGKTTTVAKVANLLRKAGFTVVVAAGDTHRAGAIEQLEQHTNRLSLKIVKQRYGADPSSVGRDAYEHAKKNFIDVVLMDTAGRMQTSKNLMDEMGKIVRVVKPDVKLFIGDSLAGNDTINQAREFFQYTNFDGAILTKIDADAKGGAAISIAHITSKPIAYIGVGQGYDDIIPFDPDKFIESLFGSVGEVSVENLMSMPRAPEPAKAPEAPVVEEKEEELPPPKPVEKPRPAIVAPPVQPPVQEKSAPKPVIREEPKPAPKIVEYTLPPPQSEREKEQEEPPLSPKIEEPPKEKKSRFSLFGGKKKTDDDRKKKEEEEKRCREEEERAREEEERARLEEEEEEKKKRKEDKGTGEQEDKVIYLTDEDIEDLLK, encoded by the coding sequence ATGTTTGACAAGCTGAAAAAGGCATTTTCAAGTGCGGCAAAAGGGATCGGCCAAAAAGAGCTCACGGAGCAGGTCCTTGACGACGCGCTGCTGGACCTCCAGATCGCGCTTTTGGAAAGCGACGTGGCGCAGGAAGTGGTCGACGACCTGTCTAAAAAGCTGAAAAATGAGCTTCTCGGGCTAAAGCTCGAAAAAAATCAGGATGCGACCCAAGTAGTCCAATCAAAGCTGCAGGCCGCAGTCGCCGAGATATTTGCACGAGCAGGCAGGCTCGACCTGACTGAAAAGATAAAGGCGAAAAAGGACGCCAAGGCGGGGCCGTTTGTCATTGTTTTCCTTGGCATCAACGGAACAGGCAAGACCACTACGGTGGCCAAGGTTGCAAACCTGCTGCGCAAGGCCGGCTTTACAGTGGTCGTGGCTGCAGGCGACACACACAGGGCGGGTGCGATAGAGCAGTTGGAGCAGCACACGAACAGGTTGTCGCTAAAGATAGTCAAGCAGAGGTATGGGGCCGACCCATCGTCCGTAGGGCGCGACGCATACGAGCACGCCAAGAAGAACTTTATTGATGTGGTCCTGATGGACACGGCAGGGAGGATGCAGACCTCAAAGAATCTGATGGACGAGATGGGCAAGATCGTCAGGGTGGTCAAGCCGGATGTAAAGCTATTCATAGGCGACTCGCTTGCCGGCAACGACACCATAAACCAGGCAAGGGAGTTTTTCCAGTATACTAATTTTGATGGCGCGATATTGACCAAGATAGACGCGGACGCAAAGGGGGGAGCCGCGATTTCGATCGCGCACATTACTTCAAAGCCGATCGCCTATATTGGCGTCGGGCAGGGCTATGATGACATTATCCCATTTGACCCAGACAAGTTCATCGAGTCTCTGTTTGGAAGCGTCGGCGAGGTAAGCGTTGAAAACCTGATGTCGATGCCGAGAGCGCCAGAGCCGGCCAAAGCTCCAGAAGCGCCGGTGGTTGAGGAAAAGGAAGAAGAACTCCCGCCGCCAAAGCCCGTGGAAAAGCCGCGCCCTGCCATTGTTGCCCCACCGGTGCAGCCACCGGTTCAAGAAAAGTCTGCTCCCAAGCCAGTAATCCGCGAGGAACCAAAGCCCGCACCAAAGATAGTAGAATACACTCTGCCTCCGCCCCAGTCTGAAAGAGAAAAAGAACAAGAGGAGCCTCCACTGTCACCAAAGATCGAAGAACCACCAAAGGAAAAGAAGAGCAGGTTCAGCCTCTTTGGCGGCAAGAAAAAGACCGACGATGATCGCAAGAAGAAAGAGGAGGAAGAAAAGCGCTGTCGGGAAGAAGAAGAGCGGGCAAGAGAAGAGGAGGAGAGGGCAAGGCTGGAGGAAGAAGAGGAAGAGAAAAAGAAGCGCAAAGAAGATAAAGGCACTGGTGAGCAAGAAGACAAGGTAATATACCTAACAGATGAAGACATTGAAGACCTCCTTAAGTAA
- the pfdA gene encoding prefoldin subunit alpha, with the protein MSSASDPSRQYELAAVEQRINEMVQQSRILEAYMNDIMTRQVTVSRLMEEARLASTTIQNITSESEIESLMPVGVGVYVKTTVPPIKKVVVNLGAGVALEKSREDALNYVESRIKEYEVAARQLDAQRQEIAMRMEQMQAQINQMIRAAQQQQPG; encoded by the coding sequence ATGAGTTCAGCCAGCGATCCTTCCAGGCAGTATGAATTGGCTGCAGTGGAGCAGAGGATCAACGAGATGGTTCAGCAGTCAAGGATCCTTGAAGCGTACATGAACGATATCATGACGCGCCAAGTGACGGTAAGCAGGTTAATGGAGGAAGCCCGCTTGGCTTCGACTACCATTCAGAACATCACTTCCGAGTCTGAAATCGAGTCGCTGATGCCAGTTGGAGTTGGGGTCTACGTCAAGACCACAGTGCCGCCGATAAAGAAGGTGGTTGTGAACCTTGGTGCCGGCGTTGCACTTGAAAAGAGCCGCGAAGACGCCCTCAATTACGTTGAATCCAGAATAAAGGAGTACGAGGTGGCGGCAAGGCAGCTAGATGCGCAGAGGCAAGAGATAGCCATGCGCATGGAACAGATGCAGGCGCAGATCAACCAGATGATACGGGCCGCCCAACAGCAGCAACCCGGCTAA
- a CDS encoding NAD(P)/FAD-dependent oxidoreductase: MKIAVVGIGVAGAYLMNRLSDDHDNQVVGFERMPQDQHDAVCAWATCENVMAGLAKNCGLNFDDYVLHDGQHMIVDLGSKDSVDIKLRGMVSYDKLRLIQDMIKGTEIKFGRAPRKDELEPDFDIIIDSTGFHRNYLPRVGNEMWIPCVQYKVRYQPGKEPFDDFYLKSFPSMSGYFWYFPLGNGYAHIGAGDFMKNHNHFVDEFLNKYDCEVIKKVGRPVRLTPPASCEPFTDGKKSVGVGESIGTVYPLLGEGIIPSTWCAELFIRNMHDMRAYREAVLEKFKIYSLVFKFIQLKIAGKFRMVRHGMDMLKIYQHMKSEEERYGMEVRMADMLKVSRI, encoded by the coding sequence ATGAAGATCGCAGTTGTCGGGATCGGAGTTGCCGGCGCGTACCTCATGAACAGGCTGAGCGACGATCACGACAACCAAGTGGTGGGCTTTGAGCGGATGCCGCAGGACCAACACGATGCAGTATGCGCCTGGGCGACGTGCGAAAATGTGATGGCCGGACTTGCGAAAAACTGCGGCCTCAATTTCGACGACTATGTCCTGCATGACGGCCAGCACATGATAGTAGACCTCGGAAGCAAAGACAGCGTAGACATCAAGCTCCGCGGCATGGTAAGCTACGACAAGCTGCGGCTGATACAGGACATGATAAAGGGGACGGAAATTAAGTTTGGCAGGGCTCCCAGAAAAGACGAGCTTGAGCCGGACTTTGACATCATTATCGATTCGACCGGCTTTCATCGCAACTACCTGCCAAGGGTGGGCAACGAGATGTGGATACCCTGCGTGCAATACAAGGTCCGCTACCAACCGGGCAAAGAGCCCTTTGACGACTTTTACCTAAAGTCATTTCCTTCAATGTCCGGGTATTTCTGGTACTTTCCGCTTGGCAACGGCTATGCCCACATTGGAGCCGGCGACTTTATGAAGAATCATAACCACTTTGTAGATGAATTCTTGAACAAGTACGACTGCGAAGTGATAAAAAAAGTCGGCCGGCCTGTAAGGCTCACACCACCGGCAAGCTGCGAGCCATTCACTGACGGCAAAAAGTCAGTAGGCGTAGGCGAGTCGATAGGCACAGTCTACCCGCTCTTGGGCGAAGGCATAATCCCGTCAACTTGGTGCGCCGAGCTGTTCATCAGGAACATGCACGACATGCGGGCCTATAGGGAGGCGGTGCTTGAAAAATTCAAGATTTATTCGCTTGTCTTCAAGTTCATCCAGCTAAAGATAGCAGGCAAGTTCCGCATGGTCAGGCATGGGATGGACATGCTCAAGATATACCAGCACATGAAGAGCGAGGAAGAGCGCTACGGCATGGAGGTCAGGATGGCCGACATGCTGAAGGTGTCCAGAATCTAA
- the leuS gene encoding leucine--tRNA ligase, giving the protein MTFLIDWGFIEEKWIKRWEAQKLFEADPKDGRKKYFVTVAYPYPNSPQHIGHGRTYTLADAHARYMRMKGYNVLFPMGFHYTGTPILGMSRRVAAGDAELMDTFHRIYKLSDDVISTFVEPVKIASYFHNEIKAGMKEMGYSIDWRREFTTIDRMYSKFISWQFHTLRKKGLIVQGSHPVGWCPRDQNPVSQHDTMGDVEPDFNEYTVVKFRSGDGNNNIILPAATLRPETLFGVTNMWVNPDIDYVQARVDGEEWIVSRQAARKLEFLNHNVEIMKMVRGKELIGQSAINPVNNATVPVYPASFVEADSGTGIVMSVPAHAPYDYQALEDLKKDKKTQQEFGISINVDPIIIIESEGYTGVPAGQAIEQVGATGQNDAKLEKATSDLYSHEFYKGKMLENTGRFAGMAVAVAKNEVKQDIVQSGAADTMYELVNKPVRCRCGAECVVKLLSDQWFLNYSDKEWKRLAHECASKMDIVPQDIRQEFDYVIDWLRERACARKSGLGTKLPWDQEWIIESLSDSVIYMAYYVIAKYVNNKMLSDNDNSITDAFFDYVLLGIGNADQVAKECKVPASTVEQIRKEFSYFYPVDSRHSGRDLVPNHLTFFIFNHVAIFEKEKWPQQIVVNGSVLMEGKKMSKSLGNIIPLRAAIREHGADTIRLAMLVSAEILQDADFSFDTVRGIRSKLLGIFEMAEKCKNQQAAAGAELEDRWLASRLQRAIAETAASMDRLRVREAIHNILYSLEQDLQWYLKRTAAKGRENVTGTLAEFLDVQVRMLAPFAPFTAEEVWERMGNHNDQSITAAGWPAINEDKIDPVAEESEFLISSLLTDLQNIVKVTKITPSKVAIYTSAGWKAQVYRAILANILAGKTNFGEIMKQLIANPETAKAKTDPKMVQKMMEDILSTPLEARNRRLNLTAFDEAAAIKDAASLLSADINKAQIVVYSEEDASKYDPKSKARSARPFKPAVYME; this is encoded by the coding sequence ATGACATTCTTGATTGACTGGGGATTCATAGAAGAAAAATGGATCAAGAGGTGGGAGGCGCAAAAGCTCTTTGAGGCCGACCCAAAAGATGGCAGAAAAAAGTATTTCGTCACCGTGGCCTACCCGTACCCAAACTCTCCCCAGCACATAGGCCACGGCAGGACATACACGCTTGCCGACGCGCACGCCCGCTACATGAGGATGAAGGGCTACAACGTCCTATTCCCGATGGGATTCCACTACACCGGGACACCGATCCTTGGGATGTCGCGCAGGGTGGCCGCCGGCGATGCCGAACTGATGGACACGTTCCACAGAATCTACAAGCTGTCTGACGATGTCATCTCCACGTTTGTCGAGCCGGTCAAGATAGCAAGCTACTTCCACAATGAGATCAAGGCCGGCATGAAGGAGATGGGATACTCGATCGACTGGCGGCGCGAGTTCACTACCATTGACAGGATGTATTCCAAGTTCATCTCCTGGCAGTTCCACACGCTGCGCAAAAAGGGGCTGATTGTGCAGGGGTCGCACCCGGTCGGCTGGTGTCCTCGTGACCAGAACCCTGTGAGTCAGCACGACACCATGGGCGACGTCGAGCCGGATTTCAACGAATATACCGTCGTCAAATTCAGATCAGGTGACGGCAACAACAACATCATCCTGCCGGCAGCGACGCTCCGGCCGGAGACGCTCTTTGGAGTCACCAACATGTGGGTCAACCCTGACATCGATTACGTTCAAGCAAGAGTAGATGGCGAAGAGTGGATTGTGAGCAGGCAGGCGGCAAGAAAACTGGAATTCCTCAACCACAATGTCGAAATTATGAAGATGGTTAGGGGAAAAGAGCTCATAGGCCAGAGCGCCATCAACCCTGTCAACAATGCAACGGTTCCAGTATACCCTGCGTCGTTTGTTGAGGCTGACAGTGGCACCGGCATTGTCATGTCAGTCCCGGCACACGCGCCGTACGACTATCAGGCGCTTGAAGACTTGAAAAAGGACAAAAAGACACAGCAAGAGTTTGGCATTTCCATAAATGTCGATCCAATAATAATAATCGAGTCAGAAGGATACACCGGCGTGCCAGCAGGGCAAGCGATCGAGCAGGTGGGCGCGACCGGCCAGAATGACGCCAAGCTCGAAAAGGCGACAAGCGACCTCTACTCCCATGAGTTCTACAAGGGCAAAATGCTGGAAAACACAGGCAGGTTTGCGGGCATGGCAGTCGCCGTGGCAAAGAACGAGGTCAAGCAGGACATCGTGCAGTCCGGTGCTGCAGACACGATGTATGAACTTGTTAACAAGCCTGTCAGGTGCAGATGCGGCGCGGAATGCGTAGTCAAGCTGCTAAGCGACCAGTGGTTCCTGAATTATAGCGACAAGGAATGGAAGAGGCTGGCGCACGAATGCGCGTCCAAGATGGATATTGTGCCGCAGGACATACGGCAGGAATTCGACTATGTAATAGACTGGCTGCGCGAGCGGGCGTGCGCAAGAAAGTCCGGCCTTGGCACCAAGCTGCCGTGGGACCAAGAGTGGATAATCGAGAGCCTTTCAGACTCGGTCATTTACATGGCATACTATGTCATTGCCAAATACGTTAACAATAAAATGCTGAGTGATAATGACAACAGCATCACTGACGCGTTCTTTGACTATGTCCTGCTTGGCATCGGCAACGCCGATCAGGTCGCCAAAGAATGCAAGGTGCCCGCTTCGACGGTAGAGCAGATAAGGAAAGAGTTCAGCTACTTTTATCCTGTAGACTCGCGCCACTCTGGGCGCGACCTTGTGCCAAACCACCTTACGTTCTTTATCTTCAACCACGTCGCGATATTTGAAAAAGAAAAGTGGCCGCAGCAAATAGTGGTCAATGGTTCTGTGCTGATGGAGGGCAAAAAGATGAGCAAGTCACTTGGCAACATCATCCCGCTTCGAGCCGCCATAAGGGAGCACGGCGCAGACACCATCCGGCTTGCAATGCTGGTGTCGGCCGAGATACTGCAGGATGCCGACTTTTCATTTGATACTGTCAGGGGCATACGGTCAAAACTGCTCGGCATCTTTGAAATGGCTGAGAAATGCAAAAATCAACAGGCAGCCGCCGGCGCAGAGCTGGAAGACAGGTGGCTTGCCAGCCGGCTCCAGCGCGCAATAGCTGAGACAGCGGCGTCGATGGACAGGCTGAGGGTGAGGGAAGCAATACATAACATCCTGTACTCGCTAGAGCAGGACCTCCAGTGGTATTTGAAAAGAACTGCTGCCAAGGGCCGCGAAAACGTCACCGGCACTCTTGCAGAGTTCCTTGATGTTCAGGTCAGGATGCTTGCGCCGTTTGCTCCTTTTACTGCAGAAGAAGTGTGGGAGCGCATGGGTAACCACAATGATCAGTCAATAACTGCTGCAGGCTGGCCAGCAATCAATGAGGACAAGATAGACCCGGTCGCAGAAGAGTCAGAGTTTTTGATTTCAAGCCTGCTTACTGATCTTCAGAACATTGTAAAGGTGACAAAGATAACGCCCTCCAAGGTCGCAATATATACTTCAGCTGGGTGGAAGGCGCAGGTCTACCGGGCGATACTTGCAAACATCTTGGCCGGCAAGACCAACTTTGGGGAAATAATGAAGCAGCTGATCGCAAACCCTGAAACTGCAAAGGCAAAAACTGACCCCAAGATGGTGCAGAAAATGATGGAAGACATCCTGTCAACACCACTTGAGGCACGTAACAGGAGGCTCAACTTGACAGCGTTTGACGAAGCAGCTGCCATAAAGGACGCTGCGTCGCTGCTGTCCGCTGACATCAACAAGGCGCAGATCGTGGTCTACTCTGAAGAGGATGCTTCAAAATATGACCCTAAGTCAAAAGCGAGATCTGCAAGGCCGTTCAAGCCAGCAGTGTATATGGAATAG
- the alaS gene encoding alanine--tRNA ligase: MGKKELAALFSSNPDRYYKVSLFDKMGFARRKCGKCEKFFWTLNDGRQFCPDHENYSFISKPPTSKRLDYVSAWKEVDKFFRANDHTIVRRYPVVCRWREDLYFTIASIVDFQRVVGNQVVFELPANPLVVPQMCLRFNDIENVGLSGRHYTGFCMIGQTCNADAPGGYWKDKCIDLDYGMLTKGLGIKPEEITFVEDVWMGAGAFGYSLEYFVRGLELGNAVFTEFEGNENDYRVMPNKIIDMGAGLERFSWITMGTPTSYDCCFGPVVDKLRDITGTDNGGDVLSRYFEAVSSKLDHTTSVRELRSLIAREMKIDEEKLARLVAPHEAIYTVADHVRTLLFAISDGALPSNVGGGYNLRVILRRALSMLERLGWKNVRVEDIADMHVDYLKQMYPELEEYRQDVRTILQLEAGRYTSSRERMNSVAMLLKTSKKGELSVDDLIRLYDSDGITPDFLVEQGVIQGVPSTFYTKLAELHTNLAAGQTAKPIRGLEGLPPTKLLYYEDETMREFHAKVIKVVDSKYVILDQTAFYPRGGGQEPDTGEIEDTKVVEVTKQADIVIHRIEGNNNKLAEGQSVHAKVNARRRDLITKHHTATHVLNSASRNTLGSWVWQNSAFKEEGYGRLDITHHSALAKEEVQKIEHAANRVIRENHPVIIKTYDRGEAEQEFTFRIYQGGVVPTSNVRIVNIEGWDIEACGGTHVKSTGEIGLVKIVKSERIQDGVVRLEFVAGEAAVNYMQQLDSQLASIAQKLGSSREKVVESFNKSMEEAEAAKKKVRTMLRVVAGPIAKDISDKAKKLGSGVHLHSTYDEELDEDYHIAVGEKAIELDKQLLYVALVSKGQGIRVIVFAGEAARKKVKAGAVAKQVSAKLGGSGGGDDRFGQGGGRSKDRIKEALLLAEEEAAK; this comes from the coding sequence TTGGGCAAGAAGGAACTGGCAGCGCTATTTTCATCGAATCCGGATAGGTACTACAAAGTATCACTATTTGACAAGATGGGCTTTGCGCGCAGGAAGTGCGGCAAGTGCGAAAAATTCTTCTGGACGCTTAACGACGGGAGGCAGTTCTGCCCAGATCACGAGAATTACAGCTTTATCAGCAAGCCGCCGACAAGCAAGCGGCTCGACTATGTCAGCGCGTGGAAAGAAGTGGACAAGTTCTTCCGCGCAAACGACCACACCATAGTCCGGCGCTACCCTGTCGTGTGCCGGTGGCGCGAAGACCTCTACTTTACGATAGCATCGATAGTTGATTTCCAGCGTGTTGTCGGCAATCAGGTTGTGTTTGAGCTGCCTGCAAACCCTCTCGTGGTTCCGCAGATGTGCCTCCGGTTCAATGACATTGAAAACGTCGGTCTGTCTGGTAGGCACTACACCGGCTTTTGCATGATAGGCCAGACCTGCAACGCCGATGCGCCTGGCGGCTACTGGAAGGACAAGTGCATCGACCTTGACTATGGCATGCTTACAAAAGGGCTTGGGATAAAGCCGGAGGAAATAACATTTGTCGAAGACGTGTGGATGGGGGCTGGAGCCTTTGGCTACTCGCTTGAATATTTCGTACGCGGTCTAGAGCTTGGTAATGCAGTGTTCACCGAATTTGAGGGCAACGAGAACGACTACCGCGTCATGCCAAACAAGATAATAGACATGGGAGCTGGCCTTGAGCGCTTTTCGTGGATAACAATGGGGACGCCAACAAGCTATGACTGCTGCTTTGGGCCAGTAGTGGACAAATTAAGGGACATCACAGGCACAGACAATGGCGGCGACGTATTGTCAAGGTATTTCGAAGCAGTGTCTTCCAAGCTTGATCACACGACAAGCGTCCGGGAGCTACGATCGCTCATTGCAAGGGAAATGAAGATCGATGAAGAAAAACTTGCAAGGCTGGTCGCGCCGCATGAAGCGATCTACACAGTAGCCGACCATGTTAGGACGCTGCTGTTTGCAATCTCTGACGGCGCGCTCCCGTCAAACGTGGGAGGCGGCTACAACCTCCGCGTGATCCTGCGCAGAGCGCTGTCGATGCTTGAGAGGCTTGGATGGAAGAACGTCAGGGTAGAAGACATTGCCGACATGCACGTCGACTACCTGAAACAAATGTACCCTGAGCTTGAAGAGTATCGGCAGGACGTCAGGACAATCCTGCAATTAGAGGCAGGCAGGTACACCAGCTCCCGTGAGCGCATGAACTCTGTAGCCATGTTGCTCAAGACAAGCAAAAAGGGCGAGCTGTCAGTGGACGACCTTATCAGGCTTTACGATTCAGATGGCATAACCCCTGACTTTTTGGTAGAGCAGGGGGTAATACAGGGCGTCCCATCGACGTTCTATACAAAGCTAGCCGAGCTCCATACCAACCTGGCAGCAGGCCAGACAGCAAAGCCCATCCGCGGCCTTGAAGGACTGCCGCCTACAAAGCTGCTCTACTATGAAGACGAAACAATGAGGGAATTCCACGCCAAGGTCATCAAGGTCGTGGACAGCAAGTATGTCATCCTTGACCAGACGGCGTTCTACCCAAGGGGCGGAGGGCAGGAGCCGGACACCGGCGAAATCGAGGACACCAAGGTGGTCGAAGTGACCAAGCAGGCAGACATTGTTATTCACAGGATAGAGGGCAATAACAACAAGCTTGCAGAGGGCCAGAGCGTGCACGCAAAGGTGAATGCACGCCGACGCGACCTTATCACAAAGCACCATACCGCGACGCACGTGCTCAACTCTGCGTCAAGGAACACACTTGGGTCTTGGGTGTGGCAGAACTCTGCCTTCAAGGAGGAGGGCTATGGCAGGCTTGACATCACGCACCATTCCGCGCTTGCCAAGGAGGAAGTACAAAAGATCGAGCATGCGGCAAACCGCGTCATCAGGGAAAACCATCCAGTCATAATCAAGACCTACGACCGGGGAGAGGCCGAGCAAGAGTTCACCTTCAGAATATACCAAGGCGGCGTCGTCCCGACAAGCAATGTGAGAATAGTCAACATCGAGGGATGGGATATCGAAGCCTGCGGGGGCACGCACGTAAAAAGCACGGGCGAGATCGGGCTGGTCAAGATTGTCAAGTCAGAGAGGATCCAGGACGGAGTCGTCAGGCTGGAATTTGTCGCCGGCGAGGCGGCGGTCAATTATATGCAGCAGCTGGACAGCCAGCTGGCATCCATAGCGCAGAAGCTGGGCTCCAGCAGAGAAAAAGTGGTCGAGTCGTTCAACAAGTCGATGGAGGAAGCCGAAGCGGCAAAGAAGAAGGTGAGGACGATGCTGAGGGTAGTTGCAGGCCCAATAGCAAAGGACATTTCGGACAAAGCAAAGAAGCTTGGCTCTGGCGTCCACCTGCATAGCACCTACGACGAAGAGCTTGACGAGGATTATCACATTGCTGTTGGCGAAAAGGCGATCGAGCTTGACAAGCAGTTGTTGTACGTCGCGCTCGTGTCAAAGGGGCAGGGCATCAGGGTCATTGTGTTTGCCGGCGAAGCCGCGCGCAAGAAGGTCAAGGCCGGCGCGGTTGCAAAGCAGGTCTCTGCCAAGCTCGGCGGCTCTGGCGGCGGTGACGACCGCTTTGGGCAGGGCGGCGGCAGGTCAAAGGACAGAATAAAGGAAGCGTTATTGCTGGCTGAAGAAGAGGCTGCAAAATAA
- the trxA gene encoding thioredoxin, whose protein sequence is MESKTDSNSVTHVTTKTWDAEVLRSDLPVFVDFWAEWCGPCRMVGPAVEQIGKILAGKVKVAKLNVDENQQIAMKYGVQSIPSLILFKGGKEVARTIGAAPKEAYLKFIENSLKA, encoded by the coding sequence ATGGAAAGCAAGACAGACAGCAACAGCGTCACCCACGTTACTACAAAGACTTGGGACGCCGAAGTGCTTAGGTCGGACCTGCCCGTTTTCGTGGACTTTTGGGCAGAGTGGTGCGGACCCTGCAGGATGGTAGGGCCAGCAGTAGAGCAGATCGGCAAGATCTTGGCCGGCAAGGTCAAGGTAGCCAAGCTGAACGTGGATGAGAACCAGCAGATCGCAATGAAGTATGGAGTCCAGTCGATCCCATCGCTTATCCTGTTCAAAGGCGGCAAAGAGGTTGCAAGGACGATAGGCGCGGCCCCAAAAGAGGCGTACCTAAAGTTCATCGAAAACTCGCTCAAAGCCTGA
- a CDS encoding SecE/sec61-gamma family protein translocase subunit encodes MSLIERKISEMIQTLRLAKKTSREDYSQHLRLVVLGMLTVGGVAFVIKLIAEFVAVGTSGRFG; translated from the coding sequence TTGTCACTCATCGAGCGCAAGATTTCAGAAATGATCCAGACCCTCAGGCTGGCAAAAAAGACCAGCAGGGAGGACTATTCACAGCATCTGCGGCTCGTTGTTCTGGGCATGCTCACGGTAGGCGGCGTCGCCTTTGTAATCAAGCTCATAGCCGAGTTTGTCGCAGTCGGCACCAGCGGCCGGTTCGGCTAA
- a CDS encoding Lrp/AsnC family transcriptional regulator, which yields MHKFDELDMRILSELTRDASISVPRLSKKLNVNASVLYSRIKRLTKRSLVKKFTVVVNENMLGINVKATVGINRDPKLKEPIHSELMKIPEVRSLSEVTGRFDMIVSVSAHTLEELHNVVIERIGKIEGIQNTETFVEMQRTEKEPLYTVQQSSLSR from the coding sequence ATGCACAAGTTTGACGAGCTTGATATGCGGATATTGTCTGAACTCACCCGTGACGCGAGCATCTCTGTGCCAAGGCTGAGCAAGAAACTAAATGTTAATGCTTCCGTCCTTTACAGTAGGATAAAGCGCTTGACAAAACGCAGCCTGGTCAAGAAATTCACGGTTGTTGTTAATGAAAACATGCTCGGCATAAACGTCAAGGCTACAGTCGGAATCAACCGCGACCCCAAGCTGAAGGAGCCCATCCATTCTGAGCTGATGAAGATACCGGAGGTCAGGTCGCTCTCAGAAGTCACCGGCAGGTTCGACATGATAGTGAGCGTAAGCGCACATACGCTGGAAGAGCTCCACAATGTCGTCATAGAGCGCATCGGCAAGATAGAAGGAATACAGAATACTGAGACGTTCGTCGAGATGCAGAGGACCGAGAAAGAGCCTCTCTACACGGTCCAGCAGTCGTCGCTTTCAAGGTAA
- a CDS encoding HNH endonuclease produces the protein MSFFGSSSGGPSFDKKKYEHLTLAIKQTVLERARNRCQKCGVKFTPSVQPQFEHINGSKKDNRPINLRALCPECFKEVEEKERKNKGMFGGMRSVLRRIPVDLDK, from the coding sequence GTGTCGTTTTTCGGTTCTTCAAGTGGCGGCCCCAGCTTTGACAAGAAAAAGTACGAGCACCTGACGCTTGCCATCAAGCAAACTGTGCTAGAGCGTGCGCGCAACCGCTGCCAAAAGTGCGGAGTAAAATTCACACCGAGCGTCCAGCCTCAGTTTGAGCACATTAACGGCTCGAAAAAGGATAATCGGCCGATAAACCTGCGCGCATTGTGCCCGGAATGCTTCAAGGAGGTCGAAGAAAAGGAAAGGAAAAACAAGGGCATGTTTGGCGGTATGCGGAGCGTCCTCAGGCGGATACCTGTCGATCTGGACAAATAG
- a CDS encoding winged helix-turn-helix domain-containing protein — protein sequence MGDVYRNSVKIVGDVLRIADESGTGGVNLTALLRKANLSYSRLANVALKLMEAGLIDEQVQEGQRIYTITSRGRDYLRRYQQFAEIADSFGLKL from the coding sequence ATGGGCGATGTATACCGCAATAGCGTCAAGATTGTAGGGGACGTACTGCGGATAGCAGACGAGTCAGGGACGGGAGGCGTCAACCTGACAGCTCTATTGAGGAAGGCTAACCTGTCGTACAGCAGGCTTGCAAATGTGGCGCTAAAGCTGATGGAGGCAGGCCTGATAGACGAGCAGGTACAGGAAGGGCAGCGCATCTATACCATTACTTCCCGTGGCAGGGACTATTTGCGCAGGTACCAGCAATTCGCAGAAATTGCAGATTCTTTTGGTCTAAAACTCTAG